TCAATGACCGCGACCGCTGGTCGGTACGTGCCCAGATGCTGTGGGAACCAACAGATGATATTTCCCTGCGTATGATCGGTGATATATCCAAAGCCGAGGAAAAATGTTGTGTGGCTGTTCCGGTACTCTACGGGCCTGCATCCGGCGCGATCCAGGCCGTCGGAGGTAGTCTGGTGCCAAACACTCCGGGTACCCTTGGGGATTACACTGGTGGTATTGCGAATTTGGAAGCACGAGAGGTCTACGTCAATCCTGAGCAACCGTATATTGATCCACTCGATGACAAAGGGCTCTCTGCAGAACTGGAATGGGATCTGGGTACGGTCACGGCAACCGGTATTGCGGCATTTAGAACATTTGAAAGCTTGCCCAATATCGATGCCGATTTCACCAGTGCAAATATTTTTGACAGCGTGATTGGACAAGACCTGGAAGAAACTTCGCTGGAAGTGCGTTTTGCATCCAATGGCGACAATATGCTTGACTGGTTGGTCGGCGGTTATTATTTTGACCAACACATCAATGCGGATAATTATCTTGGTTTTGGCTCCGACACCCGGCCTTATGTGGGCTTTGTGACTCCGTCAACGGCCAATCCGTTTACTGGCGGAATGACCCAGATCAATGTGGTGGATCTGGTCGAGATTCTAACTAGCAATGCTCCAGGAACATTCTTTGCTTCAGGACAGGCGTCCACCGACAAGTATGCCTATGAAAATGGCAGTTACGCTTTCTTTGGTAATGCAACCTGGCACGCCAGTGACCGAATGGATCTCACCGCAGGCATGCGTTACACCAAAGAAGACAAGGAAGCCTGGTATGTGATCGACTCTACCGATCCTTTCTCACAATTACCTCTGAACGTCATCGCCGGTGGTGCTTTTGCCGCTTTGTCGTCATTACAAACCTCTCCTGCGGTAGATCCGTTTTATGTGGATTTTGAGGACGACAATGTCTCTATCGCATTGAGTGCGAGTTTCGAAGTAAATGATCAGTTAAACACTTACCTGCGCTATTCCGAAGGGTATAAATCGGGTGGTTTCAACCTGAATCGCAATGGTCCGAATACCGCGCCGGGCACACCAGACCGGGTTGCCAATTACGCAGACCTGGTTGCAGCCAATCCGCAGTTAACGCCATTACAGTCCCTGCAAGACGCAGTGACCTTTCAGCCAGAGACTGTGGATGCGATCGAATTCGGATTCAAGTCACGTGCACTGGATGGCCGTCTCAAGCTCGACGGTACCTTTTTTATTCAAAACCTCGAGAACTTTCAGGCCAATTCGTTTAACGGCACGGTATTTACCATTCGCAACGCCGGCGAACTCGAAGGCAAAGGTCTGGAGCTGGATTACAGTTATGACTTTAACGATAACTTCTCAACATCCGGTGGGGCAACTTTCCAGGACATTGAGTATGCATCCTTTACCGGCGCATCGGCCACCGCCACCCAGAATGCCATGGGAATGCCAACCCAGGATCTCTCCGGCGCCAAGCCCAATTTTGTTTCAGACGTAATTTTGACGGGCTCGTTTAATTACATGCGACCGTTGGCCAACAACCGCGAGTTCATGGCGCGCCTGGGTTATCGATATCGCTCGGATTACACCACCGGCCAGGATAATGACTCGATCACTTTACAAGACAGCTACACTAAATGGGATGCCAGTGTTGGTCTCTTGACCGCTGAAGGGAAGTGGGCCTTTGAATTATGGGGACGTAATATCACGGATGAAACCGTTAGTAATATTGTGTTTGATACCCCTCTGCAAGCCGGCTCGTTCAGTGCCTTCTTGGAGGCTCCAAGAACCTATGGCTTGACCATTCGTTATAAGAATTGATCCAGATTTCAATGGATGCTGATAATCAACGGACCGTAAACTTTTGCGGTCCGTTTTTAATAACTGGGAACCGTTGTGTCTAAAAATACAAATACATTTTTCATTCTGCTTGGTATTTCTCTGGGCTTGCTGTTAACAATAACTGTTCAAGCAACAAAAACAAGTCCACCGCTTAACAGCGCAAATGCCATCAGCAACTTTGGCCCCATCCCGGGGCCCAGAGACTGCTTTTGGTCGCGCGGACCGCACAGTGCTGATCCGTATATTAATCTTGCCTATCCGGATTCCTCGGTGTT
This DNA window, taken from Gammaproteobacteria bacterium, encodes the following:
- a CDS encoding TonB-dependent receptor, which translates into the protein MRIALYKTLRILTLPAIVGLAISCPIYAADEIEEIIVTATKRNETIFDVPVAVTAVSGEDLEQAGVRDITDLQTVAPALTFSQSTGGLQSVFAIRGIGTAGNNTGLEQSVGVVIDGVFRGRPGSALNDYIDISQIEVLRGPQGTIFGKNTSAGVINVRTAKPSYEPKVLADLTLGDYGLWHARSSISGGSEDDNVAFSLAGSVQNRDGYIDNLVNGDSLNDRDRWSVRAQMLWEPTDDISLRMIGDISKAEEKCCVAVPVLYGPASGAIQAVGGSLVPNTPGTLGDYTGGIANLEAREVYVNPEQPYIDPLDDKGLSAELEWDLGTVTATGIAAFRTFESLPNIDADFTSANIFDSVIGQDLEETSLEVRFASNGDNMLDWLVGGYYFDQHINADNYLGFGSDTRPYVGFVTPSTANPFTGGMTQINVVDLVEILTSNAPGTFFASGQASTDKYAYENGSYAFFGNATWHASDRMDLTAGMRYTKEDKEAWYVIDSTDPFSQLPLNVIAGGAFAALSSLQTSPAVDPFYVDFEDDNVSIALSASFEVNDQLNTYLRYSEGYKSGGFNLNRNGPNTAPGTPDRVANYADLVAANPQLTPLQSLQDAVTFQPETVDAIEFGFKSRALDGRLKLDGTFFIQNLENFQANSFNGTVFTIRNAGELEGKGLELDYSYDFNDNFSTSGGATFQDIEYASFTGASATATQNAMGMPTQDLSGAKPNFVSDVILTGSFNYMRPLANNREFMARLGYRYRSDYTTGQDNDSITLQDSYTKWDASVGLLTAEGKWAFELWGRNITDETVSNIVFDTPLQAGSFSAFLEAPRTYGLTIRYKN